A DNA window from Amycolatopsis sp. DSM 110486 contains the following coding sequences:
- a CDS encoding sulfatase — translation MRAIVVLFDTLNRRYLPPYGATGVQAPQFERLAEAAVTFDNCYAGSMPCMPARRELHTGRYNFLHRSWGPLEPFDDSVPELLSRNGVHTHLVTDHQHYWEDGGATYHNRFDTYEFFRGQEGDRWKGQVADPEMPEPAVGGRRASAMIRQHWVNRQHFLKPGQHPQTLTVDAGLEFLGTNAGEQDWFLQIECFDPHEPFVATEDHRARYSLTHEGPEYDWPGYRRVTEQPGDTLKVRDEYRALLSMCDSSLGRVLDAMDTHALWDDTLLIICTDHGLLLGEHGWWGKNVQPWYDENIHTPLFVWDPRSRARGERRAELVQTVDFGPTLLDFFDVPRPADMQGLPLAGPTTREACLFGSFGAHVNVTDGRYVYLRASATPANTPLFEHTLMPTHMNNRFSPAELRDAELIPPLPFTKGAPVLRMPGYAWGDPHAFGTLLFDLETDPGQTAPLVADDLELTMATHLVDLMRAADAPASQFERLGLPADGPVTRDHLLVRAQRENALAVLEDLPPAAEFGSAVLTPIGELAPAAREILVRHLPMLANADCAASVATLSVWELAATTPSLTVRTLRSLDAQLSQPKIHTTS, via the coding sequence ATGCGCGCGATCGTCGTCCTGTTCGACACCCTGAACCGCCGGTACCTGCCGCCGTACGGGGCGACGGGCGTGCAGGCGCCGCAGTTCGAGCGGCTGGCCGAGGCGGCCGTGACGTTCGACAACTGCTACGCGGGCAGCATGCCGTGCATGCCGGCGCGCCGCGAGCTGCACACGGGCCGGTACAACTTCCTGCACCGGTCGTGGGGGCCGCTGGAGCCGTTCGACGACTCGGTGCCCGAACTGCTCTCGCGGAACGGCGTCCACACCCACCTCGTCACGGATCACCAGCACTACTGGGAAGACGGCGGCGCGACCTACCACAACCGCTTCGACACCTACGAGTTCTTCCGCGGCCAGGAAGGCGACCGCTGGAAGGGCCAGGTGGCCGATCCCGAAATGCCGGAACCGGCGGTCGGGGGACGGCGGGCGTCGGCGATGATCCGCCAGCACTGGGTGAACCGGCAGCACTTCCTCAAACCCGGGCAGCACCCGCAGACACTCACCGTCGATGCCGGGCTGGAGTTCCTCGGCACCAACGCAGGCGAGCAGGACTGGTTCCTCCAGATCGAGTGCTTCGACCCGCACGAACCGTTCGTCGCCACCGAAGACCACCGCGCGCGATACTCCCTCACGCACGAAGGCCCGGAGTACGACTGGCCCGGCTACCGCAGGGTCACCGAACAACCCGGCGACACGCTGAAGGTCCGCGACGAGTACCGCGCCCTGCTGTCCATGTGCGACAGTTCGCTCGGCCGCGTGCTCGACGCGATGGACACCCACGCGCTGTGGGACGACACCCTCCTCATCATCTGCACCGACCACGGCCTCCTGCTCGGCGAGCACGGCTGGTGGGGCAAGAACGTCCAGCCCTGGTACGACGAGAACATCCACACTCCCCTGTTCGTCTGGGACCCGCGCAGCCGCGCCCGCGGCGAGCGCCGGGCCGAGCTCGTGCAGACCGTCGACTTCGGACCGACCTTGCTCGACTTCTTCGACGTACCAAGGCCTGCCGACATGCAAGGCCTCCCCCTGGCGGGCCCCACCACGAGGGAAGCCTGCCTGTTCGGCAGCTTCGGCGCCCACGTCAACGTCACCGACGGCCGCTACGTCTACCTGCGCGCCTCCGCCACCCCCGCCAACACACCACTGTTCGAGCACACCCTCATGCCCACCCACATGAACAACCGCTTCTCCCCCGCCGAACTCCGCGACGCCGAACTGATCCCGCCCCTGCCCTTCACCAAGGGCGCCCCCGTACTGCGCATGCCCGGCTACGCCTGGGGCGACCCGCACGCGTTCGGCACCCTGCTGTTCGACCTCGAAACCGACCCCGGCCAGACCGCCCCCCTCGTCGCCGACGACCTCGAACTCACCATGGCCACCCACCTCGTCGACCTCATGCGAGCCGCCGACGCACCCGCGTCCCAGTTCGAGCGCCTCGGCCTGCCCGCCGACGGCCCCGTCACACGCGACCACCTCCTCGTCCGCGCCCAACGCGAGAACGCCCTCGCCGTACTCGAGGACCTCCCACCGGCGGCCGAGTTCGGCTCCGCCGTCCTGACCCCGATCGGCGAACTGGCCCCGGCCGCCCGCGAGATCCTCGTGCGCCACCTGCCGATGCTCGCCAACGCCGACTGCGCCGCCTCCGTCGCGACGCTGTCCGTGTGGGAACTGGCCGCCACGACCCCCAGCCTCACGGTCCGAACCCTGCGCTCACTCGACGCGCAGCTGTCGCAGCCGAAGATCCACACAACTTCCTGA
- a CDS encoding CocE/NonD family hydrolase: protein MHIDWDVPITMDDGLVLRADVFRPEDAGSHPVLMTHGPYAKGLAFQDGYQAMWSNLEAEHPDALAGSSNRYQNWETVDPEKWVPDGYVVIRVDSRGAGRSPGYLDILSPRETRDYYTCIEWAAVQPWSTGKVGLLGISYYGINQWQVAALQPPHLAAICPWEGASDYYREFTHHGGILDVFVKQWYPVQVSSVQHGVADSPRSRVTGEPVAGPEVLTPEELAKNVADTVAELRDHPLLDEYYRERTADLAKITVPVLSATNWAHHLHTRGGFEGYAGVSSEQKWLEVHGLQHWVEFYTDYGVALQKRFFGHFLKGEDTGWAEQPPVVVHARRVDGTFEKRGETAWPLDRTQWAQFHLDLDGGTLAAAGDVTRRETAFAAQGEGLTFWTEPLTEELELTGPASAHLRVASSTADADLFLALRVQDPAGRDVTFPAAMDPHGGVGFGWLRSSLRKTDPAKSLPYRPWHTYDERQPLIPGEPVDVDVEIWPTSVIIPAGHRLGVSLLGRDFEFPGDGPWPSAYGISMRGNGIYVHNDPHDRGSDVYAGTTTLISGGEHPSYLLLPVVPRTAG, encoded by the coding sequence ATGCACATCGACTGGGATGTCCCGATCACGATGGACGACGGGCTGGTCCTGCGGGCGGACGTGTTCCGGCCCGAGGACGCGGGGTCGCACCCGGTGCTCATGACCCACGGCCCGTACGCGAAGGGGCTCGCGTTCCAGGACGGCTACCAGGCCATGTGGAGCAACCTGGAGGCCGAGCACCCGGACGCCCTGGCGGGTTCGTCGAACCGATACCAGAACTGGGAAACCGTGGACCCGGAGAAGTGGGTGCCGGACGGGTACGTCGTGATCCGCGTCGACTCGCGCGGCGCCGGCCGTTCGCCCGGGTACCTCGACATCCTCTCGCCGCGCGAGACACGGGACTACTACACCTGCATCGAGTGGGCCGCGGTCCAGCCCTGGAGCACCGGCAAGGTCGGGTTGCTCGGCATCTCCTACTACGGCATCAACCAGTGGCAGGTCGCCGCGCTGCAGCCGCCGCACCTCGCGGCGATCTGCCCGTGGGAGGGCGCGAGCGACTACTACCGCGAGTTCACCCACCACGGCGGGATCCTCGACGTCTTCGTGAAACAGTGGTACCCGGTCCAGGTTTCCTCGGTGCAGCACGGGGTCGCGGACAGCCCGCGCAGCCGCGTCACCGGCGAGCCGGTGGCCGGGCCCGAGGTGCTCACTCCCGAGGAACTGGCGAAGAACGTCGCCGACACCGTCGCCGAGCTGCGCGACCACCCGCTGCTGGACGAGTACTACCGCGAGCGCACGGCGGACCTGGCGAAGATCACCGTGCCCGTGCTCTCGGCCACGAACTGGGCCCACCACCTGCACACCCGCGGCGGGTTCGAGGGTTACGCCGGCGTGTCGAGCGAGCAGAAGTGGCTCGAGGTCCACGGCCTGCAGCACTGGGTCGAGTTCTACACCGACTACGGGGTCGCGCTGCAGAAGCGGTTCTTCGGGCATTTCCTCAAGGGCGAGGACACCGGGTGGGCCGAGCAGCCGCCGGTGGTCGTGCACGCCCGCCGCGTCGACGGGACGTTCGAGAAGCGCGGCGAGACCGCGTGGCCGCTCGACCGGACACAGTGGGCACAGTTTCACCTCGACCTCGACGGCGGGACGCTGGCCGCGGCCGGGGATGTGACGCGGCGCGAGACGGCGTTCGCGGCGCAGGGCGAGGGGCTCACGTTCTGGACCGAGCCGTTGACCGAGGAGCTGGAGCTCACGGGCCCGGCGTCGGCGCACCTGCGCGTCGCCTCGTCCACGGCCGACGCCGACCTGTTCCTCGCCTTGCGTGTGCAGGATCCTGCCGGCCGCGACGTGACGTTCCCCGCTGCCATGGATCCCCACGGCGGCGTCGGGTTCGGCTGGCTGCGTTCGTCGTTGCGCAAGACCGACCCGGCAAAGAGCCTGCCGTACCGGCCTTGGCACACCTACGACGAGCGGCAGCCGCTCATCCCGGGCGAGCCGGTGGACGTCGACGTCGAGATCTGGCCCACGTCGGTGATCATCCCGGCCGGCCACCGGCTCGGGGTTTCCTTGCTGGGGCGCGACTTCGAGTTCCCCGGCGACGGCCCGTGGCCCTCGGCGTACGGGATCTCCATGCGCGGCAACGGGATCTACGTCCACAACGATCCCCACGACCGCGGATCGGACGTCTACGCCGGCACGACCACCTTGATCAGCGGCGGCGAGCACCCGTCCTACCTCCTGCTCCCGGTCGTGCCCCGCACGGCCGGCTGA
- a CDS encoding alpha/beta fold hydrolase, whose product MEHYTAPAVAAGLEFTPPTQRAQDAIAAAIARRDAPGKHVFASEKPIANEDGETERLPGGTTVTHRFVDGPGDMETVRWHFVEAGTSDKPVVVFLHGIPDSWYLFHHQITDLAADFRVLSIDLKGYGQSEKSPGDYRHVGVADQLVGLLDVLGIERPSFVTHDRGGPIVDYLASRHPERIHKYVRGEQQLWHWHPDVSPQEKWFTDLDHNPFGDPAELVSNLHAILSTRPVAEEDVRRTIREASHPGIKWAVPRYFQSTTIKKEWIDRRLDLIRTWQCPILVLQGYEDPFQPYEYFEDIEKHIPNSRLAFVGAGHFPPLENPGETSEKIAAFLAG is encoded by the coding sequence ATGGAGCACTACACGGCACCGGCGGTCGCGGCCGGGCTCGAGTTCACCCCGCCGACGCAACGCGCGCAGGACGCGATCGCGGCGGCGATCGCGCGGCGGGACGCGCCGGGCAAGCACGTCTTCGCCTCCGAAAAGCCGATCGCGAACGAGGACGGAGAAACCGAACGCCTCCCCGGCGGCACGACCGTGACCCACCGCTTCGTCGACGGCCCGGGCGACATGGAGACCGTCCGCTGGCACTTCGTCGAGGCGGGCACGTCGGACAAGCCGGTGGTGGTGTTCCTGCACGGGATTCCCGATTCGTGGTACCTGTTCCACCACCAGATCACCGATCTCGCCGCCGACTTTCGCGTGCTGTCGATCGATCTCAAGGGATACGGCCAGTCGGAGAAGTCCCCGGGCGACTACCGGCACGTCGGGGTGGCCGACCAGCTCGTGGGTCTGCTGGACGTGCTCGGCATCGAGCGGCCGAGCTTCGTCACCCACGACCGCGGTGGCCCGATCGTCGACTACCTCGCCTCGCGCCACCCGGAGCGGATCCACAAGTACGTGCGCGGTGAGCAGCAGCTGTGGCACTGGCACCCGGACGTGTCGCCGCAGGAGAAGTGGTTCACCGACCTCGACCACAACCCGTTCGGCGACCCCGCGGAGCTGGTGTCGAACCTGCACGCGATCCTCTCGACCCGCCCGGTCGCCGAGGAGGACGTGCGGCGCACGATCCGGGAGGCGAGCCACCCGGGCATCAAGTGGGCGGTGCCGCGGTACTTCCAGTCGACCACCATCAAGAAGGAGTGGATCGACCGGCGCCTCGACCTGATCCGCACCTGGCAGTGCCCGATCCTGGTGCTGCAGGGTTACGAGGACCCGTTCCAGCCGTACGAGTACTTCGAAGACATCGAGAAGCACATCCCGAACTCCCGGCTCGCGTTCGTCGGCGCGGGGCACTTCCCGCCGCTGGAGAACCCGGGTGAGACGAGCGAGAAGATCGCGGCCTTCCTGGCCGGCTAG
- a CDS encoding SDR family oxidoreductase, which translates to MSRILVIGGSGGLGRAVAGALADRGDAVIVTSRDPGRAEAAAREIGGRATGLGVDLAMPETIAGALTGVDEIDGLVITAIHQDGGSIHAFSVADAVRAATVKLVGYAEAVRALRDRFAPHGSVVLFGGSAKDRPYPGSTMVSATNGGVSSLVRTLAWELAPIRVNALHPGVVLDSPVWRKVPGNPPARTLTGTPITMADIVDATQFLLRNPAVNALDLHVDGGVRLMDGPVPLQTPGA; encoded by the coding sequence GTGTCTCGAATCCTGGTCATCGGGGGCAGCGGCGGACTGGGGCGGGCCGTCGCCGGGGCGTTGGCCGACCGCGGGGACGCGGTGATCGTCACCAGCCGCGATCCGGGCCGCGCCGAAGCCGCCGCGCGGGAAATCGGCGGACGGGCGACCGGGCTCGGTGTCGACTTGGCGATGCCAGAGACGATCGCCGGCGCCCTCACTGGCGTCGACGAGATCGACGGGCTCGTCATCACCGCCATCCACCAGGACGGCGGCAGCATCCACGCGTTCAGCGTCGCCGACGCGGTGCGCGCCGCCACGGTCAAGCTCGTCGGGTACGCCGAAGCCGTCCGCGCCCTTCGCGACCGGTTCGCCCCGCACGGCTCGGTGGTGCTGTTCGGCGGCAGCGCGAAAGACCGGCCGTATCCCGGGTCGACGATGGTGTCCGCGACCAACGGCGGCGTCAGCTCACTCGTGCGCACGCTGGCTTGGGAGCTCGCGCCGATCCGGGTCAACGCACTGCACCCGGGTGTCGTCCTCGACAGCCCGGTCTGGCGCAAGGTCCCCGGCAACCCGCCCGCGCGCACGCTCACCGGCACGCCGATCACGATGGCCGACATCGTCGACGCCACGCAGTTCCTCCTGCGCAACCCCGCCGTCAACGCGCTGGACCTCCACGTCGACGGCGGCGTGCGGCTGATGGACGGCCCGGTGCCGCTGCAGACGCCCGGGGCTTAG
- a CDS encoding alpha/beta fold hydrolase translates to MSVPLPEKFGYQRVDAGGVRINCAVAGEGPPVLLLHGYPQTHLIWHHVAPRLAEEFTVVLTDLRGYGDSDKPAGGDQKYAKRAMADDQLQVMAKLGFDRFAVAGHDRGGRVGHRLALDAPEAVKALAVLDIVPTRYAFQHADKDFGMGYYHWFFLAAGNGIPERLLAGDPEFWVTSRMNSRHDGGTPFDPAAVAEYVRCFSAPEAIAASCADYRAAAGIDLEHDDADAAAGRLVTSPLLALWGNGSFVGRSYDVPAAWREYATDLRTLAVESDHYLPEEQPHVVAEALRDFFAET, encoded by the coding sequence ATGAGTGTTCCCTTGCCGGAGAAGTTCGGGTACCAGCGGGTCGACGCGGGGGGCGTGCGGATCAACTGCGCGGTCGCCGGGGAGGGGCCGCCGGTGTTGCTGCTGCACGGTTATCCGCAGACGCACTTGATCTGGCACCACGTCGCGCCGCGGCTGGCGGAGGAGTTCACCGTGGTGCTGACCGATTTGCGCGGGTACGGTGACAGCGACAAGCCGGCCGGCGGCGACCAAAAATATGCCAAGCGGGCCATGGCGGACGACCAGCTCCAGGTCATGGCGAAGCTGGGCTTCGACCGCTTCGCCGTCGCTGGGCACGACCGCGGCGGGCGGGTGGGGCACCGGCTCGCGCTCGACGCGCCCGAAGCGGTAAAGGCGCTGGCGGTGCTGGACATCGTCCCCACGCGGTATGCGTTCCAGCACGCCGACAAGGACTTCGGAATGGGCTACTACCACTGGTTCTTCCTCGCCGCCGGCAACGGAATCCCCGAACGGCTGCTCGCCGGCGACCCCGAGTTCTGGGTCACCTCGCGCATGAACTCCCGCCACGACGGCGGCACGCCCTTCGATCCCGCCGCCGTCGCCGAGTACGTGCGGTGCTTCTCCGCGCCGGAGGCGATCGCCGCTTCGTGCGCGGACTACCGTGCCGCGGCGGGCATCGACCTCGAACACGACGACGCGGACGCGGCAGCGGGCCGGCTCGTCACCAGCCCGCTGCTCGCGCTGTGGGGGAACGGCAGCTTCGTCGGCCGCTCCTACGACGTGCCCGCCGCGTGGCGCGAGTACGCGACGGACCTGCGCACGCTCGCCGTCGAGAGCGACCATTACCTGCCGGAGGAACAACCGCACGTTGTCGCCGAAGCATTGCGGGACTTCTTCGCGGAGACCTAA
- a CDS encoding group II truncated hemoglobin produces MPSLFEHAGGEAALHRLEQLFYDSVLADPLLQPLFGAGQPRHVEHLTSFTAESFGGPDRFSRELGFAHLISVHRGLKITEAQRQRFVQLYLAALDTAGMPRDAPFRDAVREHVEFGSRVALQNSHAETDVDLHPLREVPHWTWAGDDPQ; encoded by the coding sequence ATGCCCTCACTGTTCGAGCACGCCGGCGGGGAAGCCGCCCTGCACCGGCTGGAGCAGCTGTTCTACGACAGCGTGCTGGCGGATCCGCTGCTGCAGCCGTTGTTCGGCGCGGGACAGCCGCGGCACGTCGAGCACCTGACGTCGTTCACGGCCGAGTCGTTCGGCGGGCCGGACCGCTTCTCGCGCGAGCTGGGGTTCGCGCACCTGATCTCCGTCCACCGGGGACTGAAGATCACCGAAGCCCAGCGGCAGCGGTTCGTCCAGCTCTACCTCGCGGCCCTGGACACCGCGGGGATGCCCCGCGACGCGCCGTTCCGCGACGCTGTCCGCGAACACGTCGAGTTCGGCTCCCGGGTCGCCCTGCAGAACTCCCACGCCGAGACGGACGTCGACCTCCACCCCCTGCGCGAAGTCCCCCACTGGACCTGGGCAGGCGACGACCCGCAGTAG
- a CDS encoding glutaminase: MDYERAVGEVWAATKPHIGAGKVADYIPDLICVDPGQFGFAVATVDGEVHQVGDAEVPFSIQSISKAFALAHVLGHDDASIWRRVNREPSGTRFNSLIQLEIERGVPRNPFINAGALLVTDQLLADTGDACGALCAFLAAETGNPDLTYDPAMAESETRTGNRNRSLAYLMADFGNVLNPVDEMLDHYFRQCSIMASCVELARAGLVLARHGVRRDGTRLLSKQDARRINAIMLTCGTYDAAGEFAYRVGLPCKSGVGGGILAIVPDRCAIAAWGPGLDEKGNSVSAAMALETFGNVTGLSIF; encoded by the coding sequence GTGGACTACGAGCGCGCTGTCGGTGAGGTCTGGGCGGCCACGAAGCCCCACATCGGGGCCGGCAAGGTGGCGGACTACATCCCCGACCTGATCTGCGTGGACCCGGGCCAGTTCGGGTTCGCGGTGGCGACCGTCGACGGCGAGGTGCACCAGGTGGGTGACGCGGAGGTGCCGTTCTCGATCCAGAGCATCTCGAAGGCGTTCGCGCTCGCGCACGTGCTCGGGCACGACGACGCGTCGATCTGGCGGCGCGTGAACCGCGAGCCGTCGGGGACGCGGTTCAACTCGCTGATCCAGCTGGAGATCGAGCGCGGCGTGCCGCGCAACCCGTTCATCAACGCGGGCGCGCTGCTGGTGACCGACCAGCTCCTCGCGGACACCGGCGACGCCTGTGGCGCCCTGTGCGCGTTCCTGGCCGCGGAGACCGGGAACCCCGACCTCACCTACGACCCGGCGATGGCCGAGTCCGAGACGCGTACCGGGAACCGCAACCGTTCGCTGGCCTACCTGATGGCCGATTTCGGCAACGTCCTCAACCCCGTCGACGAGATGCTCGACCACTACTTCCGCCAATGCTCGATCATGGCCTCGTGCGTCGAGCTCGCCCGCGCGGGGCTGGTCCTGGCGCGCCACGGCGTCCGCCGCGACGGCACGCGCCTGCTGTCGAAGCAGGACGCCCGGCGCATCAACGCGATCATGCTCACCTGCGGCACCTACGACGCCGCCGGCGAGTTCGCGTATCGCGTGGGGCTGCCGTGCAAGAGCGGTGTCGGCGGCGGGATCCTCGCGATCGTGCCGGACCGCTGCGCGATCGCGGCGTGGGGGCCGGGGCTCGACGAGAAGGGCAACTCCGTGTCCGCGGCGATGGCGCTCGAGACGTTCGGCAACGTCACGGGGCTCAGCATCTTCTGA
- a CDS encoding uracil-DNA glycosylase family protein: MTNLDRIRADLIADPDNAWAKEAGYEPLYTAEPSAKVALIGQAPGRKAQESGVPWNDASGVKLRGWLGVTDEEFYDPGLFAIVPMDFFYPGKAASGDAPPRRGVADKWHPRIFAELPEIRLTVLVGSYAQKHYLHAGRGWSLTETVRSFRDYLPSTIPLVHPSPLNVGWHLRNPWFEQEVVPELRMLVAAALQS; this comes from the coding sequence ATGACGAACCTCGACCGGATCCGCGCCGACCTCATCGCCGACCCCGACAACGCGTGGGCGAAGGAAGCCGGTTACGAGCCCCTCTACACCGCGGAGCCGTCGGCGAAGGTGGCGCTCATCGGGCAGGCGCCCGGGCGGAAGGCGCAGGAGAGCGGCGTCCCCTGGAACGACGCCAGCGGCGTGAAGCTGCGCGGCTGGCTCGGGGTGACCGACGAGGAGTTCTACGATCCCGGGCTGTTCGCGATCGTGCCGATGGATTTCTTCTACCCCGGCAAGGCGGCCTCCGGTGACGCGCCGCCGCGCCGCGGGGTTGCGGACAAGTGGCATCCGCGGATTTTCGCCGAGCTGCCCGAGATCCGGCTGACGGTGCTCGTCGGCAGCTACGCGCAGAAGCACTACCTGCACGCCGGGCGCGGGTGGAGCCTCACGGAGACCGTCCGGTCGTTCCGCGACTACCTGCCGTCGACGATCCCGCTCGTGCACCCGTCGCCGCTGAACGTCGGGTGGCACCTGCGGAACCCGTGGTTCGAGCAGGAGGTCGTGCCGGAGCTGCGGATGCTGGTGGCGGCCGCGTTGCAGTCCTGA
- a CDS encoding LysR family transcriptional regulator → MVEGTPAGIEIRHLRAFASVARLASFTHAAQALAITQPALSRTVRQLEELLRVTLLDRSPRHVELTEAGRAFLEHTQRVLAELDRGVSAARRRGTVKLGFSWLLPTPWAQETVARFEHATGSSVDLVRIDDPLAAVQQEKVDVALVRGEVRSSRLQVVHLFDEDRVAVFAETFPLAGEPELAWADVPNWPLVVNVVNGTTGPWSWPEGQRPATVVETANFDEWIESVAAGRGLGVVPEVAVRRNIHPTVRFLPIAGAPAIPVALAFLPSANGPVLRQFVEAALGR, encoded by the coding sequence ATGGTTGAGGGCACACCGGCGGGCATCGAAATCCGGCACCTGCGCGCGTTCGCGTCGGTGGCCCGGCTGGCGTCGTTCACGCACGCCGCCCAGGCGCTCGCCATCACGCAGCCCGCGCTCAGCCGGACGGTGCGGCAGCTCGAGGAGTTGCTGCGCGTCACCCTGCTGGACCGCTCGCCGCGGCACGTGGAGCTGACGGAAGCGGGCCGCGCGTTCCTGGAGCACACGCAGCGCGTGCTGGCGGAGCTCGACCGCGGCGTCAGCGCTGCGCGGCGCCGCGGCACCGTGAAGCTGGGGTTCAGCTGGCTGCTGCCCACACCGTGGGCGCAGGAGACCGTGGCGCGGTTCGAACACGCCACCGGCAGTTCGGTCGACCTTGTACGCATCGACGACCCGCTCGCGGCGGTGCAGCAGGAGAAGGTGGATGTCGCGCTCGTGCGCGGGGAGGTGCGTTCGTCGCGGCTGCAGGTCGTGCACCTGTTCGACGAGGACCGGGTCGCCGTGTTCGCGGAGACGTTCCCGCTCGCCGGCGAGCCGGAGCTGGCATGGGCCGACGTGCCGAACTGGCCGCTGGTGGTCAACGTCGTCAACGGCACCACCGGCCCGTGGTCCTGGCCCGAGGGGCAGCGGCCGGCGACCGTCGTCGAGACGGCCAACTTCGACGAGTGGATCGAGAGCGTCGCCGCGGGGCGCGGGCTGGGGGTGGTGCCGGAGGTCGCGGTGCGGCGCAACATCCACCCGACGGTGCGGTTCCTCCCGATCGCCGGTGCGCCGGCGATCCCGGTCGCGCTGGCTTTCCTGCCGAGCGCGAACGGGCCGGTGCTGCGGCAGTTCGTGGAAGCGGCGCTCGGGCGGTGA
- a CDS encoding nitronate monooxygenase, producing MHSSLSGLGVTSPVLAAPMAGGGTTPALVAAAASAGGLGFVAGGYKTAEALSEQIAQVRALGIPFGVNLFAPNPVPVDPDAYRRYAGALRADADRYGLDLPRAITEDDDHWEAKLDLLLAGPVPLVSFTFGLPAASVFARLRRAGTLVAQTVTSADEARLAADAGADLLLVQAAAAGGHSGTLTPDRVPPAVALPRLLGEVGAAVSLPLVGAGGLATPEAVAEALNAGAIAVAVGTVLLRSDESGASKPHREALADPARRETVVTRAFTGRPARGLRNAFTDDHSAEAPAGYPALHHLTSALRKAAVQAGDPERVNLWAGTGYRHATAEPAADILTRLSPRL from the coding sequence ATGCACAGCTCGCTGTCCGGTCTCGGGGTCACCTCGCCGGTCCTGGCGGCGCCGATGGCGGGCGGGGGTACCACGCCCGCCCTGGTGGCCGCGGCGGCAAGCGCCGGGGGCCTCGGCTTCGTCGCCGGCGGGTACAAGACGGCCGAAGCGCTCAGCGAGCAGATCGCACAGGTCCGCGCGCTGGGCATCCCGTTCGGGGTCAACCTGTTCGCCCCCAACCCGGTGCCCGTCGACCCGGACGCCTACCGCCGCTACGCCGGCGCGCTGCGGGCCGACGCCGACCGCTACGGCCTCGACCTCCCGCGGGCGATCACCGAGGACGACGACCACTGGGAGGCCAAGCTCGACCTCCTGCTGGCCGGCCCCGTCCCGCTGGTCAGCTTCACCTTCGGCCTGCCGGCCGCGTCGGTCTTCGCCCGGCTTCGCCGCGCGGGCACGCTGGTCGCGCAGACCGTGACTTCGGCCGACGAGGCCCGGCTGGCCGCCGACGCCGGCGCGGATCTCCTGCTCGTGCAGGCCGCGGCCGCGGGCGGGCACTCGGGCACGCTCACGCCCGACCGCGTCCCGCCGGCGGTCGCGCTGCCGCGGCTCCTCGGCGAGGTCGGGGCCGCCGTGTCGCTGCCCCTGGTCGGCGCCGGCGGGCTCGCCACTCCCGAGGCCGTGGCCGAGGCGCTGAACGCCGGAGCCATCGCCGTGGCCGTCGGCACCGTGCTGCTGCGGTCCGACGAGAGCGGCGCGTCGAAGCCCCACCGCGAAGCGCTGGCCGACCCGGCCCGCCGGGAGACCGTCGTCACGCGCGCGTTCACCGGCCGCCCGGCGCGGGGCCTGCGCAACGCGTTCACCGACGACCATTCGGCCGAAGCTCCCGCCGGGTACCCGGCCCTGCACCACCTGACCAGCGCGCTGCGCAAGGCGGCCGTGCAGGCCGGTGATCCCGAGCGCGTCAACCTGTGGGCAGGCACCGGCTACCGGCACGCCACCGCCGAACCCGCGGCCGACATCCTCACACGGCTCTCCCCCCGGCTCTAG
- a CDS encoding type 1 glutamine amidotransferase domain-containing protein, whose protein sequence is MARVLFVMTGADHWTLNDGTRHPTGYWAEEFAAPYTALKDAGHTIVVATPGGVVPTVDQGSLNPDMAGGEEEAAKLAQVLESAGELREPIVLTDVNLSDYDAVYYPGGHGPMEDLSHDADSGALLNAALASGKPLAVVCHAPAALLATRDERGESPFAGYRVTGFTNDEENAVGLGQKAKWLLEDELGKLGVAFERGPDWQPYTVVDRTLYTGQNPASAAPLAQELLKALK, encoded by the coding sequence ATGGCACGAGTCCTGTTCGTCATGACGGGCGCCGACCACTGGACGCTCAACGACGGAACTCGGCATCCGACCGGGTACTGGGCCGAGGAGTTCGCCGCCCCGTACACCGCGCTCAAGGACGCGGGCCACACGATCGTGGTGGCGACCCCGGGCGGTGTGGTGCCTACCGTCGACCAGGGCAGCCTGAACCCGGACATGGCCGGCGGCGAGGAAGAGGCCGCGAAGCTCGCGCAGGTCCTCGAGTCCGCCGGCGAACTGCGCGAGCCGATCGTGCTCACGGACGTGAACCTGTCGGACTACGACGCCGTCTACTACCCCGGCGGCCACGGTCCGATGGAGGACCTCTCCCACGACGCCGACTCCGGTGCCCTGCTCAACGCCGCCCTCGCGTCGGGCAAGCCGCTCGCCGTGGTGTGCCACGCACCCGCCGCGCTGCTGGCGACGCGCGACGAGCGGGGCGAGTCGCCGTTCGCCGGCTACCGCGTCACCGGGTTCACCAACGACGAGGAGAACGCGGTCGGCCTCGGCCAGAAGGCGAAGTGGCTGCTGGAGGACGAGCTGGGCAAGCTCGGCGTCGCGTTCGAGCGCGGACCGGACTGGCAGCCGTACACGGTCGTCGACCGCACCCTCTACACGGGACAGAACCCCGCCTCGGCCGCGCCGCTGGCCCAGGAACTCCTCAAAGCCCTGAAATAG